From a region of the Gordonia sp. PP30 genome:
- the rsfS gene encoding ribosome silencing factor encodes MTATAEARELAAIAARAAAARKAENVVVIDVSEPLVITDLFVIASADNERLVNAITEEIEDRVREAGHQPLRREGTRDGRWALIDYGDVVVHVQHDDERDFYGLERLWSDCPIVEIDGLDEAAASADGAGA; translated from the coding sequence GTGACCGCCACCGCAGAAGCGCGCGAACTCGCGGCCATCGCCGCCCGTGCGGCCGCGGCCCGCAAGGCCGAGAACGTCGTCGTCATCGACGTCTCCGAACCGCTGGTCATCACCGACCTGTTCGTGATCGCGTCGGCCGACAACGAGCGTCTGGTCAACGCGATCACCGAGGAGATCGAAGATCGCGTGCGCGAGGCCGGCCATCAGCCGCTGCGCCGCGAGGGCACCCGCGACGGACGCTGGGCGCTGATCGACTACGGCGACGTCGTCGTGCACGTGCAGCACGATGACGAGCGTGACTTCTACGGCCTCGAGCGCCTGTGGAGCGACTGCCCGATCGTCGAGATCGACGGGCTCGACGAGGCCGCGGCGTCCGCCGACGGCGCCGGGGCATGA
- a CDS encoding DUF559 domain-containing protein, producing the protein MAVEISGWAYHRDHDRFESDAAKAAALAAAGWLVLPFTWRQITMDPIGCVEKIVAAIRVRRARLG; encoded by the coding sequence GTGGCGGTAGAGATCAGCGGCTGGGCCTACCACCGCGACCACGATCGATTCGAGTCCGATGCGGCCAAGGCCGCGGCCCTCGCCGCGGCGGGGTGGCTGGTGCTTCCGTTCACGTGGCGCCAGATCACCATGGATCCGATCGGTTGTGTCGAGAAGATCGTGGCGGCGATCCGCGTCCGGCGCGCACGCCTCGGCTGA
- a CDS encoding histidine phosphatase family protein has protein sequence MTFEPDQGDTSVERLTPIVRRLVLLRHGQTEYNAARRMQGHLDTDLTELGVVQARTAAAELASRSPRVIRSSDLRRAHDTALALGAATGLPVTTDRRLRETHLGDWQGLTHAEVDASMPGARRIWRDDATWTPPGGESRVEVAARSVPVVTELLAELDGWGQGENAEAPVILVAHGGVIAAMTAGLLGLPVANWPILGGLANTSWVQLSGHSLPGEEPTWRLDVWNATAQPSGTGVQ, from the coding sequence ATGACCTTCGAACCAGACCAGGGCGACACCAGCGTCGAACGGCTCACGCCGATCGTGCGGCGGCTGGTGCTGCTGCGCCACGGACAGACCGAGTACAACGCCGCCCGCCGTATGCAGGGCCACTTGGACACCGACCTGACCGAGCTGGGAGTCGTGCAGGCGCGGACCGCCGCGGCCGAGCTCGCGTCCCGGTCGCCCCGGGTGATCCGTTCGTCGGATCTGCGCCGCGCGCACGACACCGCCCTCGCACTCGGGGCGGCCACCGGGCTGCCGGTGACCACCGACCGCCGGTTGCGCGAAACGCATCTCGGTGACTGGCAGGGGCTGACCCATGCCGAGGTCGACGCGTCGATGCCCGGTGCGCGGCGGATCTGGCGTGACGACGCCACCTGGACCCCGCCCGGCGGTGAGAGCCGGGTCGAGGTGGCGGCGCGCTCGGTCCCGGTGGTCACCGAGCTGCTGGCCGAACTCGACGGCTGGGGCCAGGGCGAGAACGCCGAGGCGCCGGTGATCCTGGTGGCGCACGGCGGGGTGATCGCGGCGATGACCGCGGGACTGCTCGGGCTGCCGGTCGCGAATTGGCCGATCCTCGGTGGCCTGGCCAACACCAGCTGGGTGCAGCTGTCCGGGCACAGCCTGCCCGGCGAGGAACCGACCTGGCGGCTGGACGTGTGGAACGCCACCGCGCAGCCGAGCGGCACCGGGGTCCAGTAG
- a CDS encoding DegV family protein: protein MSVIVVTDSSSRLPASLADRYGIRQAPLHVYMPDGTEYLEGVDRIPRSVVSTSGVTTSGANPQDLTELYREALERSDGDGVVAVHMSRRLSGTWAAARLVAEELGSELRVVDSRAAGVSVGLTTLAAAQTAAAGGDRDEVYEAAVRAAATAESLMCVQTLENLRHSGRISAASHLLGSALSIKPILNMADGVLTLKERQRTMTKAIAAMIDDVVELVGDDEVTVAVQHCQAPELAVEVQEKVVARLPHVTSSLVVELGMVLGVHVGMGAVGISIGRGLDPLD, encoded by the coding sequence ATGTCTGTCATCGTCGTCACCGATTCGTCTTCGCGGTTGCCCGCGTCACTGGCGGACCGCTACGGCATCCGGCAGGCGCCGCTGCACGTGTACATGCCGGACGGCACCGAGTACCTGGAGGGTGTCGACCGGATTCCCCGGAGCGTGGTGTCCACCTCCGGGGTGACGACCTCCGGCGCCAACCCGCAGGATCTCACGGAGCTGTACCGGGAGGCCCTGGAGCGCAGCGACGGCGACGGGGTCGTGGCCGTCCACATGTCCCGGAGGCTCTCGGGTACCTGGGCGGCGGCCCGGCTGGTAGCTGAGGAACTCGGCAGCGAGCTGCGCGTGGTCGATTCGCGCGCGGCGGGAGTCTCGGTGGGTTTGACGACGCTGGCGGCCGCCCAGACCGCGGCGGCCGGCGGCGATCGGGACGAGGTCTACGAGGCGGCCGTCCGTGCCGCGGCGACCGCTGAATCGCTGATGTGCGTGCAGACCCTGGAGAACTTGCGGCACAGCGGCCGTATCAGCGCCGCGAGCCACCTTCTCGGGTCCGCACTGTCGATCAAACCGATCCTGAACATGGCCGACGGCGTCCTCACGCTGAAGGAACGGCAGCGCACGATGACCAAGGCGATCGCCGCCATGATCGACGACGTCGTCGAGCTGGTCGGTGACGACGAGGTGACCGTCGCGGTCCAGCACTGCCAGGCACCCGAACTCGCCGTCGAGGTCCAGGAGAAGGTGGTGGCGCGGCTGCCGCACGTGACGTCGTCGCTGGTTGTGGAGCTCGGCATGGTCCTCGGTGTTCACGTCGGCATGGGCGCGGTAGGCATATCCATCGGCCGGGGTCTAGACCCCCTCGACTGA
- the octT gene encoding diglucosylglycerate octanoyltransferase — protein sequence MAPVASTAGEPGTILVLADSLSFYGPGGGLAADDGRIWPNLVGADTGRDVELFARIGWTSRDIWWAITQDPRVWAALPKADVVVLAFGGMDSLPSPLPTALREQIRYVRPAALRQKVRDAYGWVQPRLSWAGWPMALPPRVTVDYYEKIRGAIVHLRPGLPILVALPPTHASPYYGHAHPGRVPTSAAIAGWAAEHRLPTVDFYPVTAADFTDSPGEMNPDGIHWGLHTHRAIAALVAPAVTDLLTGPAESP from the coding sequence GTGGCTCCGGTGGCGTCGACGGCGGGGGAGCCCGGGACGATCCTGGTGCTCGCCGACTCGCTGTCGTTCTACGGGCCCGGCGGGGGACTGGCCGCCGACGACGGGCGCATCTGGCCCAACCTGGTCGGCGCCGACACCGGCCGCGACGTGGAACTGTTCGCGCGCATCGGGTGGACCAGCCGCGACATCTGGTGGGCCATCACCCAGGATCCCCGAGTGTGGGCCGCGCTGCCCAAGGCCGACGTCGTGGTGCTCGCCTTCGGCGGTATGGATTCGTTGCCGTCTCCGCTGCCGACCGCGCTGCGGGAACAGATCCGCTATGTGCGCCCGGCGGCCCTGCGCCAGAAGGTGCGCGACGCCTACGGCTGGGTGCAGCCGCGACTGTCCTGGGCGGGCTGGCCGATGGCCCTGCCGCCGCGGGTGACCGTCGACTACTACGAGAAGATCCGCGGGGCGATCGTCCACCTGCGGCCCGGGCTGCCGATCCTGGTCGCGCTGCCGCCCACCCACGCCAGCCCGTACTACGGTCACGCCCACCCCGGCCGGGTGCCGACCAGTGCGGCGATCGCGGGCTGGGCCGCCGAGCACCGTCTGCCGACGGTCGACTTCTATCCGGTGACCGCCGCCGACTTCACCGACTCGCCCGGGGAGATGAACCCCGACGGGATCCACTGGGGCCTGCACACGCACCGGGCGATCGCCGCCCTGGTCGCCCCCGCCGTCACGGACCTCCTCACCGGACCGGCCGAGTCTCCATAG
- a CDS encoding type IV toxin-antitoxin system AbiEi family antitoxin domain-containing protein, with amino-acid sequence MGPPLSAGAPTVDPASTDRATRRADRRADRHIVATRVARRIADHDGIITHTEAVELGMTRAAIHTRIDSGARRRLTPGVYLCGTHDLTGAARLRAAVAVHRAGADHTAAAFWHGMLDDLPAAITLSAPPTVTGRSSAPSPPTSSAGSLRPRTSRRCAGSG; translated from the coding sequence ATGGGACCACCGCTTTCGGCCGGAGCACCGACAGTCGATCCGGCGAGCACCGATCGCGCGACCCGGCGTGCGGACCGGCGTGCGGACCGGCACATCGTCGCGACGCGGGTCGCTCGCCGGATCGCCGACCACGACGGGATCATCACGCATACCGAAGCCGTCGAACTCGGGATGACCCGAGCGGCGATCCACACCAGGATCGACAGCGGCGCCCGGCGCCGGCTCACTCCCGGGGTCTACCTCTGCGGCACGCACGATCTCACCGGCGCGGCCAGGCTCCGCGCCGCGGTCGCCGTTCACCGCGCCGGCGCCGACCACACCGCCGCGGCGTTCTGGCACGGGATGCTCGACGACCTTCCCGCCGCGATCACGCTGTCCGCGCCGCCCACCGTGACCGGCCGGAGCTCGGCGCCTTCGCCACCGACCTCGTCCGCCGGGAGCTTGCGCCCGAGGACGTCGAGACGCTGCGCGGGATCCGGGTGA